In Centropristis striata isolate RG_2023a ecotype Rhode Island chromosome 1, C.striata_1.0, whole genome shotgun sequence, one DNA window encodes the following:
- the misp3 gene encoding uncharacterized protein misp3 → MESDSCDDSQSDSGVSADFSPCSTLEGSTTTSTAAVAKETPIEREIRRAIEREHSLRRSRGLPNPPTSPEYVEIPLWKTVLCQPVTAKTERCQGKDRQLAGKKMQHEIHKEARREQDLVKLGKVPGFYDKGTIRQVKDRKQLFEAFQTPSDSTLTVSARSKGSSWSSVSDISTLENQEDASSQASTIGGSYVETTPTQSPSLAKGEGTLQGPGLSEGTACQIIILENNLSVPAQKLYHAKPQAQSVTVVDSGSHYNSSSRTEGHVGIKVKEQEKEENVAPKENPFFKLRSSTNVVKVEKDILEAQEREKELHKQRISLYGGTQGAKGEGKPVSTGEKLSSSSLNGLAGPDVPSSSSRGGIRPTAARQSVGKLGIWPPAQAEEEKINQPESPRTPRQKTPLVQRWESGLVNGHNIEDD, encoded by the exons ATGGAGAGTGACTCGTGCGATGATAGCCAGAGCGACAGTGGAGTTTCAGCAGATTTCTCGCCGTGCAGCACTTTGGAGGGCAGCACCACCACCTCTACAGCAGCTGTAGCCAAAGAGACCCCCATCGAGAGGGAGATCCGACGGGCTATAGAGCGGGAACACAGCCTGAGAAGGTCCAGAGGGCTTCCGAATCCACCCACTTCTCCAGAGTATGTGGAGATCCCTTTGTGGAAAACTGTTCTCTGCCAGCCAGTGACTGCTAAGACTGAGAGGTGTCAAGGCAAAGATAGGCAGCTTGCAGGCAAAAAGATGCAGCATGAGATCCACAAGGAGGCCCGGAGGGAACAGGATCTGGTCAAGCTGGGCAAAGTTCCAGGTTTCTATGACAAAGGCACGATACGCCAAGTCAAAGATAGAAAGCAGCTTTTTGAGGCCTTTCAGACACCCAGTGACTCAACTTTGACTGTGTCAGCCAGGAGTAAGGGCTCATCCTGGTCCTCTGTCAGTGACATTTCAACCCTGGAGAACCAGGAGGATGCGTCATCACAGGCTTCCACCATAGGAGGATCATATGTGGAGACGACTCCCACACAGAGCCCAAGTTTAGCCAAAGGAGAGGGGACTCTCCAAGGACCAGGCCTCTCTGAGGGGACAGCCTGTCAGATCATCATCCTGGAGAACAATCTGAGTGTCCCAGCACAGAAGCTCTACCACGCCAAACCACAGGCACAGTCCGTCACTGTTGTCGACTCCGGAAGTCATTACAATTCATCATCCAGGACAGAAGGACATGTTGGGATTAAAgtgaaggagcaggagaaagaggagaatgtGGCACCCAAGGAGAACCCCTTTTTCAAGCTGCGCTCCTCAACAAATGTAGTTAAAGTGGAGAAGGATATCTTGGAGGCTcaagagagggagaaggagctCCACAAGCAGAGGATCAGTCTGTATGGGGGCACACAGGGTGCAAAAGGAGAAGGAAAGCCAGTCAGCACAGGAGAAAAGTTGTCTTCTTCTTCGCTGAATGGACTGGCCGGTCCTGACGTACCAAGCTCATCATCCAGAGGGGGAATTAGACCCACAGCAG CACGCCAGTCAGTTGGCAAGTTGGGCATATGGCCCCCGGCCCAGGCCGAAGAGGAAAAGATTAACCAGCCAGAG